CCTCGACAACGAGTTCAGGTGAGACGAGTTCGCGCAATTTGATTTCCACAAATCCTTTTAACGTGAGTTGGGATGCCTGACATACCGCGCATGCTCCTCTGGTAGCCACGAGTACCCTGTTTCCCACGATATCGACAAGTTCAATGTCGCCTCCGTCATGCTTCAGAGACGGACGTATCTCTTTATCAATAGTCTCCTCAATGAGCCTGATTTTTTGGATATTCGTTAGCCTGGACTTTTCTGTTGCCGGTATCTCCGGTTTGGTCTGGGTATAGATGCTGTCGATTATAGCCTGTATCTTTCCGTGGCAGTTTTGGCACCCGCCTCCCGCTTTTGTGTAATTTGTTATCTCCTCCACCGTGGTGAGGTGGTTTTCACTGATCGCCTGTTTGATCTCTTTATCGGTCACCCCGAAGCACTCGCATATGATCTCCCCTTCTTTCTTGGGAGAGGCGCTTCCCCGATAATTGTCGATTGCTTTTTCGAGAGCTTCCTGTCCGAGTACCGAGCAGTGCATCTT
The Syntrophobacterales bacterium genome window above contains:
- the nifU gene encoding Fe-S cluster assembly protein NifU; this translates as MWEYTDKVREYFLNPRNVGEIENPDGIADVGSIACGDALKLTFKLDENKRIIDAKFKTFGCASAIASASALTEMVKGMTIEEAGKITNQDIAEYLGGLPPEKMHCSVLGQEALEKAIDNYRGSASPKKEGEIICECFGVTDKEIKQAISENHLTTVEEITNYTKAGGGCQNCHGKIQAIIDSIYTQTKPEIPATEKSRLTNIQKIRLIEETIDKEIRPSLKHDGGDIELVDIVGNRVLVATRGACAVCQASQLTLKGFVEIKLRELVSPELVVEEVSP